From the Bdellovibrio sp. ArHS genome, one window contains:
- a CDS encoding OmpA family protein, with amino-acid sequence MRRCKALSLLALSVWILNACATKEEPREYYRPATDSASANAPKSSVAALGKTGDEDLSRSTKFTALSQNIRFDPKSTALSASNRRALDGIADEMKKSINSFKTVRVTGFSDAIGDSSENQDISEQRALAVQDYLVKKGIPEEKIEAIGMGAVQSDMMGSESQQARDRRVDFEIVE; translated from the coding sequence ATGAGACGATGCAAAGCCCTTTCCCTGCTCGCTTTGTCAGTTTGGATCCTAAACGCATGCGCCACCAAAGAAGAACCCAGAGAATATTATCGTCCCGCCACAGACTCGGCATCCGCCAATGCACCGAAATCCTCCGTCGCCGCTTTGGGAAAGACAGGGGATGAAGACCTGAGTCGCAGCACAAAGTTCACCGCACTTTCGCAAAACATCCGCTTTGACCCCAAAAGCACTGCGCTTTCGGCTTCGAATCGCCGCGCTTTGGACGGAATCGCTGACGAAATGAAAAAATCCATCAACTCGTTTAAGACTGTTCGCGTGACGGGCTTTTCCGACGCCATTGGTGATAGCAGTGAAAATCAGGATATCTCTGAACAGCGCGCGTTGGCCGTCCAAGACTATCTGGTAAAAAAAGGCATTCCAGAAGAAAAAATCGAAGCCATCGGCATGGGCGCAGTACAATCCGACATGATGGGTAGCGAGTCCCAGCAAGCACGCGATCGTCGCGTGGATTTTGAGATTGTGGAATAA